In the Verrucomicrobiia bacterium genome, one interval contains:
- a CDS encoding ParB/RepB/Spo0J family partition protein — MKPVLGRGLDALLGKSSPAARPSPAGTGAAGTGAAGVTAPAGAAAAAGPSDSRERVLQVPVQRIHPCPLQPRKDFPEESLRELAESIKAQGIIQPLIVRERGEGFQLIAGERRYRAAKLAGLATVPVVVKQADDRTALEMMLVENLQRENLNPMEEALGYAELIHQFQLTQEEAAAKVGRSRASVANALRLLKLPVEVQQWLKEGQLSVGHAKVLLSLLAPEQQRLAAEKTIKEGLSVRQLEELAALWQSQPPPRKSSAAAAPAPARDVHIVDLEQRLQQRFGTRVTLRYRKGKGAVEIRFYSDAELERILDISGIKLE, encoded by the coding sequence ATGAAACCTGTTTTGGGCCGTGGTTTGGATGCATTGCTGGGCAAGAGCAGCCCGGCCGCCCGGCCGTCACCAGCCGGGACTGGCGCCGCAGGGACGGGCGCCGCCGGGGTGACCGCCCCGGCGGGAGCGGCCGCGGCGGCGGGGCCGTCCGACAGCCGGGAGCGGGTGTTGCAGGTGCCGGTGCAGCGGATTCATCCGTGTCCCCTGCAGCCGCGGAAAGATTTTCCGGAGGAGTCGCTGCGCGAGCTGGCTGAATCCATCAAGGCGCAGGGGATCATCCAGCCGTTGATCGTGCGTGAGCGCGGCGAGGGGTTTCAACTCATTGCCGGCGAGCGGCGGTATCGGGCGGCGAAGCTGGCGGGGCTGGCCACGGTGCCGGTGGTGGTAAAGCAGGCGGATGACCGGACGGCGCTGGAGATGATGCTGGTGGAGAACCTGCAGCGGGAAAACCTCAATCCGATGGAGGAGGCGCTGGGGTATGCGGAGTTGATTCATCAATTTCAACTTACCCAGGAGGAAGCCGCCGCCAAGGTGGGGCGGAGCCGGGCGTCGGTGGCGAATGCGCTGCGGCTGCTCAAGCTGCCGGTCGAGGTGCAGCAGTGGCTCAAGGAGGGCCAGCTCAGTGTGGGCCATGCCAAGGTGCTGCTCAGCCTGCTGGCGCCGGAGCAGCAGCGGCTGGCGGCGGAGAAGACGATCAAGGAAGGCCTGAGCGTGCGGCAGTTGGAGGAATTGGCCGCGTTGTGGCAGTCGCAGCCGCCGCCCAGGAAGAGCAGCGCGGCGGCCGCGCCCGCGCCGGCGCGGGATGTGCACATTGTGGATTTGGAGCAGCGGCTGCAGCAGCGGTTTGGGACGCGGGTGACGCTGCGATACCGGAAGGGGAAGGGGGCGGTGGAAATCCGTTTTTACAGTGACGCCGAGCTGGAACGAATACTTGACATCAGCGGCATAAAACTGGAGTAA
- a CDS encoding carbohydrate kinase family protein produces the protein MSQMLDNQAFRDACAGRLEAAAARVPQLTAFVGLDGFVDQIIHVVDKRENAEKFDRMHRMAQLGERIIAAAGRSTNVELVRVMTKLGGNGPIMANALAAFGIQVSYVGALGWPELHPVFKEFAQRAEVVTIGEPGYTDALEFDDGKLMFGKLTQLAEVNWANLIARYGKDKFAQRFHNASLVGFVNWTMLPYMSDIWTAILQELCPEVKGPRRTMFFDLCDPEKRSNSDIARAMELIGNFNRYFSVILGLNEKEAFEVAEALGLSAPAHTPEGLAALALEINRKVPVDTVLIHPTSYALACSRGEVSMVKGPYTEKPFITTGAGDHFNSGFCLGKLLGLDNATSLCCGVSTSGFYVRTAKSPAVSDLVNLMRQWPAS, from the coding sequence ATGAGCCAGATGTTGGATAACCAAGCCTTCCGCGATGCCTGCGCCGGCCGACTGGAAGCCGCCGCCGCCCGAGTGCCGCAACTGACCGCGTTTGTGGGGCTGGACGGATTTGTGGATCAGATCATCCATGTGGTGGACAAGCGGGAGAATGCCGAGAAATTTGACCGCATGCACCGCATGGCGCAGTTGGGCGAGCGCATCATTGCCGCGGCGGGGCGCAGCACCAACGTTGAGCTGGTGCGGGTGATGACCAAGCTGGGGGGCAACGGCCCCATCATGGCCAACGCGCTGGCCGCCTTTGGCATTCAGGTTTCTTATGTGGGGGCGCTGGGGTGGCCGGAGCTGCATCCGGTGTTCAAGGAGTTTGCCCAGCGGGCGGAGGTGGTGACCATCGGGGAGCCGGGTTACACGGACGCGCTGGAGTTTGACGACGGGAAGCTGATGTTCGGCAAGCTGACCCAGTTGGCCGAGGTGAACTGGGCCAATCTCATTGCGCGTTACGGGAAGGACAAGTTTGCGCAGCGCTTCCACAACGCGTCGCTGGTGGGCTTTGTGAACTGGACGATGCTGCCGTACATGAGCGACATCTGGACGGCGATCCTCCAGGAGCTGTGTCCCGAGGTGAAAGGGCCGCGGCGGACGATGTTTTTTGATTTGTGCGATCCGGAGAAGCGCTCCAACAGCGACATTGCGCGGGCGATGGAGCTGATCGGCAACTTCAACCGCTATTTCAGCGTCATTCTGGGGTTGAACGAGAAGGAGGCTTTCGAGGTGGCCGAGGCGCTGGGGCTGTCCGCCCCGGCGCACACCCCCGAGGGGCTGGCGGCGCTGGCGCTGGAGATCAACCGAAAAGTGCCGGTGGACACGGTGTTGATTCATCCCACGTCCTATGCGCTGGCGTGCAGCCGCGGCGAGGTGTCCATGGTCAAAGGCCCGTACACGGAGAAGCCGTTCATCACCACGGGCGCGGGCGATCATTTCAACTCCGGGTTCTGTCTGGGCAAACTGCTGGGGCTGGACAACGCGACGAGTCTCTGCTGCGGGGTGTCCACCAGCGGATTCTACGTGCGCACGGCGAAAAGCCCGGCGGTGTCCGATCTGGTGAACCTGATGCGCCAGTGGCCGGCGTCCTGA
- the def gene encoding peptide deformylase: protein MVLEVVQYGHPALRQKGARIEQITPELRRLIADMLETMYEYEGVGLAAQQVGLALQLTVVDVRGATDRPSTLEIHGQPAEIAAHMPMVLINPQVTPVGAPETGPEGCLSFPEVYGDITRPGAVEVEAQDQEGRPIKFRCGGLLARAIQHEVDHLNGILFIDRMPAETREKWQPELERMRAATQAALARKKK, encoded by the coding sequence ATGGTTTTGGAAGTTGTCCAGTATGGTCATCCGGCCCTGCGCCAGAAGGGGGCGCGGATTGAGCAGATCACGCCGGAGCTCCGGCGGTTGATCGCGGACATGCTCGAGACGATGTATGAGTACGAGGGGGTGGGGCTGGCGGCGCAGCAGGTGGGGCTGGCATTGCAACTGACAGTGGTGGACGTGCGCGGGGCCACGGATCGTCCCTCCACCCTGGAAATCCACGGCCAGCCGGCGGAGATTGCGGCGCACATGCCCATGGTGCTCATCAACCCGCAAGTCACGCCCGTGGGCGCGCCGGAAACCGGGCCGGAGGGGTGCCTGAGTTTTCCGGAGGTTTATGGGGACATCACCCGGCCGGGGGCGGTGGAGGTGGAGGCGCAGGATCAGGAGGGACGGCCGATCAAATTTCGTTGTGGCGGGTTGCTGGCGCGGGCCATTCAACACGAGGTGGATCATCTGAACGGCATTCTCTTCATTGACCGCATGCCGGCGGAGACGCGCGAGAAATGGCAGCCGGAGCTGGAGCGGATGCGCGCCGCCACGCAGGCGGCGCTGGCGCGCAAGAAGAAGTAA
- a CDS encoding redoxin domain-containing protein — protein MAIPVGSKAPDFTLKTKNAAGLADVTLSKNFGVKNTVLLFFPLAFTGVCTQEMCDITAGLNAYQSLNADVIGISVDSPFAQEAWAQKEKIGITLCSDLNKKTAEAYGVLLPDLIGLGSVSARAAFVIDKNGIVQYSEQTPTVKDLPNFQAIKATLEKLK, from the coding sequence ATGGCAATACCTGTTGGCTCCAAAGCCCCGGACTTCACCCTCAAAACCAAAAACGCCGCCGGCCTGGCGGACGTGACGCTGAGCAAAAATTTCGGCGTCAAAAACACCGTCCTCCTGTTCTTCCCCCTGGCCTTCACCGGCGTCTGCACGCAGGAAATGTGCGACATCACCGCCGGCCTCAACGCCTACCAGAGCCTCAATGCCGACGTCATCGGCATCAGCGTGGACAGCCCCTTCGCCCAGGAGGCCTGGGCGCAAAAGGAAAAAATCGGCATCACCCTCTGCAGTGACCTCAACAAGAAAACCGCCGAAGCCTACGGCGTGCTGCTCCCCGATTTGATCGGCCTCGGCTCGGTCTCCGCCCGCGCCGCCTTTGTGATTGATAAAAATGGCATCGTCCAATACAGCGAGCAGACGCCCACGGTGAAAGACCTGCCCAATTTCCAGGCCATCAAGGCCACGCTGGAAAAATTGAAATAA
- the bcp gene encoding thioredoxin-dependent thiol peroxidase has translation MAFNPAVGVGDPAPDFTAQDQHGRTLRLSQLRGQVVVLYFYPKDDTPGCTTEACAFRDEHTALQQAGAVVLGVSTDSAASHDKFARKYNLPFSLLADEDRHIVQAYGVWGKKTFMGREYEGTHRVTFLIGPDGLVRRVWTEVKPATHAAEVLAAVRDLAAAKSAPRQA, from the coding sequence ATGGCATTCAACCCCGCGGTGGGGGTCGGGGACCCGGCCCCGGATTTCACGGCCCAAGACCAGCACGGGCGCACCCTTCGCCTCTCCCAGTTGCGCGGGCAGGTGGTGGTCTTGTATTTCTATCCCAAGGACGACACCCCCGGCTGCACCACCGAGGCCTGCGCCTTCCGCGATGAACACACCGCCCTGCAGCAGGCCGGCGCCGTCGTGCTGGGCGTCAGCACCGATTCGGCGGCCAGCCACGATAAATTCGCCCGCAAATACAACCTCCCCTTCTCCCTGCTCGCGGATGAGGACCGCCACATCGTGCAGGCCTACGGCGTCTGGGGCAAAAAAACCTTCATGGGCCGCGAGTACGAGGGCACGCACCGGGTCACTTTTCTCATCGGGCCGGACGGCCTGGTGCGCCGGGTCTGGACCGAAGTCAAACCCGCCACGCACGCCGCCGAGGTGTTGGCCGCCGTGCGGGACTTGGCCGCGGCGAAGTCCGCGCCCCGGCAGGCTTGA
- a CDS encoding sugar phosphate isomerase/epimerase — MQPSSPPVFNRRQFLGLTAAAAAGATLAPRATLAADTPAPPRRPVVVFSKAFQQLNPQATADLVAEVGWDGIECPIRKGGQVLPERIEEDLPKLMDALRQRGKQIYIATTDVGEVNPLNEKVLRTLSRLGIKHFRMTHFRYDLRQPIVEQLARLKPRFQEVAALSRELGLRAGYQNHSGTGYVGGPLWDVHLLLEGTDPQAMGVHFDIGHATVEGGSSWPVQVKLLEARFHAVYVKDFYWEKTGSQWRTRWCPLGEGMIPRAFFQQLKAGNFAGPISMHFEYPMGNEQETLQGYKDSLARLREWLA; from the coding sequence ATGCAGCCATCATCACCGCCCGTTTTTAATCGCCGTCAATTCCTCGGCCTCACCGCCGCCGCCGCGGCGGGCGCAACCCTGGCCCCGCGCGCCACGCTGGCCGCCGACACCCCCGCGCCGCCCCGCCGCCCCGTCGTCGTTTTCTCCAAGGCCTTCCAGCAACTCAACCCCCAGGCCACGGCCGACCTCGTGGCCGAAGTCGGCTGGGACGGCATCGAATGCCCCATTCGCAAGGGCGGTCAGGTCCTGCCGGAGCGCATCGAGGAAGACCTGCCCAAACTCATGGACGCCCTGCGCCAGCGGGGCAAACAGATTTACATCGCCACCACCGATGTGGGCGAGGTGAACCCGCTCAACGAAAAAGTCCTGCGCACCTTGAGCCGGCTGGGCATCAAGCATTTTCGCATGACGCATTTCCGCTACGACCTGCGGCAACCCATTGTCGAGCAACTGGCGCGGCTCAAACCGCGGTTTCAGGAGGTGGCCGCCCTGAGCCGCGAGCTGGGCCTGCGGGCGGGCTATCAAAATCACTCCGGCACGGGTTATGTGGGCGGGCCGCTGTGGGATGTGCACCTGTTGCTGGAAGGCACCGATCCCCAGGCCATGGGCGTCCATTTTGACATCGGCCACGCCACCGTGGAGGGCGGCTCCTCCTGGCCCGTCCAGGTCAAGCTGCTCGAAGCCCGCTTCCACGCCGTCTATGTGAAGGATTTTTACTGGGAAAAGACCGGCTCGCAGTGGCGGACGCGCTGGTGTCCCCTGGGCGAAGGCATGATCCCCCGCGCCTTCTTCCAGCAGCTCAAAGCCGGCAACTTTGCCGGCCCCATCTCCATGCACTTTGAATACCCCATGGGCAATGAGCAGGAAACCTTGCAGGGTTACAAGGATTCCCTGGCCCGCCTGCGGGAATGGCTGGCCTGA
- a CDS encoding PIG-L family deacetylase, producing MSTPYHQLVANLARLIHEAKTYPLGGFAPLPPPAPAPNAPKALIFSPHPDDEVIIGGLALRLLRESGWRIINVAVTQGSNKARQAARWEELKQCCAHIGFELLQTAPHGLEKINPRTRAQDPRHWQQCVAVIVQILQREQPRVIFFPHDADWNSTHIGVHHLVVDALRSLPAFTCEIVETEYWAPMASPNLMVEISPTDLGDLIAALTFHVGEVQRNPYHLSLPAWMMDNVRRGGEVVGGQGGAAPPFTFATLYRVRTWRESQWQPRWEGGRFLSLAEKPHLLFGA from the coding sequence ATGTCCACTCCCTACCATCAACTGGTGGCCAATCTGGCCCGGCTGATTCACGAAGCCAAAACCTATCCCCTCGGCGGTTTTGCCCCACTCCCGCCACCCGCCCCGGCACCCAACGCCCCCAAGGCGTTGATCTTCTCGCCCCATCCCGATGACGAGGTCATCATCGGCGGCCTGGCGCTGCGGCTGTTGCGCGAATCAGGCTGGCGCATCATCAACGTGGCCGTCACCCAGGGCAGCAACAAGGCCCGTCAGGCCGCCCGCTGGGAGGAATTAAAGCAGTGTTGCGCCCACATCGGTTTCGAGCTGCTCCAAACCGCGCCCCACGGCCTCGAAAAAATCAATCCCCGCACCCGCGCGCAAGATCCCCGGCACTGGCAGCAGTGCGTCGCCGTCATCGTGCAAATCCTGCAACGCGAGCAGCCCCGCGTTATTTTCTTTCCCCACGACGCCGATTGGAACAGCACCCACATCGGCGTGCATCATCTGGTGGTGGACGCGCTGCGCTCCCTCCCGGCGTTCACCTGCGAAATCGTGGAAACGGAATATTGGGCGCCCATGGCCTCCCCCAATCTGATGGTGGAAATCTCCCCCACCGACCTGGGGGATTTGATCGCCGCCCTCACCTTTCACGTGGGCGAAGTCCAGCGCAATCCCTACCACCTCTCCCTCCCCGCCTGGATGATGGACAATGTCCGCCGCGGCGGCGAAGTGGTGGGCGGCCAGGGCGGCGCCGCGCCGCCCTTCACCTTTGCCACACTCTACCGCGTGCGCACGTGGCGCGAGAGCCAATGGCAGCCCCGCTGGGAAGGGGGCCGTTTCCTCTCCCTGGCCGAAAAGCCGCACCTCCTGTTTGGCGCCTAA
- a CDS encoding ROK family protein: MAQAFAHFLSPPRFPPALDPDFRPAVLAHQAFARAVDEAGGGEPVILALEQADGSLYHHRTALLPAAHPLASANAFFLERLVKFLLWSRGGFRVYVAGPPSLAADLDWYYRQTATGRFDAEIMGQRIYERPFEVVAADAATLPPERAVTRPLGRHLNGCRIGFDLGGSDRKAAAVVDGRVVFSEEVVWDPVPQRDPQYHFDGIMDSLQRAARHLPRVDAIGGSAAGVYVNNRVKVASLFRGVPPDLFQSRVKDLFLEIRRAWNNLPLEVVNDGEVTALAGSMALERNAVLGLAMGTSMAGGYVTPAGNITSWLNEVAFMPVDYALNAPVDEWSKDRGCGVQYFSQQAVARLLPRAGIETPADMPLAERLKVLQALMAQGDPRAVPVYQTIGTCLGYALAHYAAFYTIENVLVLGRVMTGAGGDVILRAAQEVLQGEFPELARRIALHVPGEKEKRHGQAIAAASLPVVEDKP; encoded by the coding sequence ATGGCACAAGCCTTTGCGCATTTTCTCAGCCCTCCCCGCTTCCCCCCGGCCTTGGACCCGGATTTCCGGCCGGCCGTGCTGGCCCATCAGGCCTTCGCGCGCGCCGTGGACGAGGCCGGCGGCGGGGAGCCTGTCATCCTGGCCCTGGAACAGGCCGACGGCTCGCTCTATCATCATCGCACCGCGCTCCTGCCGGCGGCGCATCCGCTGGCCAGCGCCAATGCCTTTTTCCTGGAGCGCCTGGTGAAGTTCCTGCTCTGGTCCCGCGGCGGTTTCCGCGTGTATGTGGCCGGGCCGCCCTCCCTCGCGGCGGACCTCGACTGGTATTACCGCCAGACCGCCACCGGCCGGTTTGACGCCGAAATCATGGGCCAGCGCATCTATGAGCGCCCCTTCGAAGTGGTGGCGGCCGACGCCGCCACCCTGCCCCCGGAGCGGGCGGTCACCCGTCCCCTGGGCCGGCATCTCAACGGCTGCCGTATCGGCTTTGACCTGGGCGGCAGCGACCGCAAAGCCGCGGCCGTCGTGGATGGCCGGGTGGTGTTCAGCGAAGAGGTGGTCTGGGACCCCGTCCCCCAACGCGATCCCCAATACCACTTCGACGGCATCATGGACTCCCTCCAACGCGCCGCCCGGCACCTGCCCCGCGTGGACGCCATTGGCGGCAGCGCCGCCGGCGTCTATGTGAACAACCGCGTCAAAGTCGCCTCCCTCTTTCGGGGCGTGCCCCCGGACTTGTTTCAGTCCCGCGTCAAAGACCTCTTCCTGGAAATCCGCCGCGCCTGGAACAACCTCCCCCTGGAGGTGGTCAACGATGGCGAAGTCACCGCCCTGGCCGGCAGCATGGCGCTGGAACGCAACGCCGTCCTGGGCCTCGCCATGGGCACCAGCATGGCCGGCGGTTACGTCACCCCCGCCGGCAACATCACCTCCTGGCTCAACGAAGTGGCCTTCATGCCGGTGGATTACGCCCTTAACGCGCCGGTGGACGAATGGAGCAAGGACCGCGGCTGCGGCGTGCAATATTTCTCGCAACAGGCCGTCGCCCGCCTCCTCCCCCGCGCGGGCATCGAAACCCCCGCCGACATGCCCCTGGCCGAGCGCTTGAAGGTGTTGCAGGCGTTGATGGCCCAGGGCGACCCCCGCGCCGTGCCCGTCTATCAAACCATCGGCACCTGCCTCGGCTACGCCCTGGCCCACTATGCCGCTTTCTACACCATCGAAAACGTGCTGGTGCTGGGCCGCGTCATGACCGGCGCCGGCGGCGATGTCATCCTGCGCGCCGCGCAGGAGGTTTTACAGGGGGAATTCCCCGAGCTGGCCCGGCGCATCGCCCTCCACGTGCCCGGTGAAAAGGAAAAACGCCACGGCCAGGCCATCGCCGCCGCCAGCCTGCCGGTGGTGGAGGATAAACCATAA
- a CDS encoding bifunctional methionine sulfoxide reductase B/A protein produces the protein MVPLLMAQNKPAFTKPDAAELKKKLDPLQYAVTQQCGTEPPFRNAYWDNKKPGIYVDVVSGEPLFSSLDKYDSGSGWPSFTRPLPGTQLVEKPDFSHGMERMEVRSKVADSHLGHVFPDGPKPTGLRYCINSAALRFIPVEKMAEEGYGDYLEPFIKAGVYRPPAAAAAAAPSGVATQKTEVATLAGGCFWGMEEIIRKIPGVLETTVGYTGGTTETPTYKEVCTGRTGHAEAVQVVFDPARLSYEELLGYFFRMHDPTTLNRQHNDVGTQYRSAIFYHSEEQRQTAEKVKARVNASGKWKRPVVTEITKAGKFWPAEEYHQDYLQKNPGGYNCHFLRD, from the coding sequence ATGGTTCCCCTGCTTATGGCCCAGAACAAACCCGCATTTACCAAGCCGGACGCCGCCGAGCTGAAGAAGAAGCTTGATCCGTTGCAATACGCGGTCACGCAACAGTGCGGCACGGAGCCGCCGTTCCGCAACGCCTATTGGGACAACAAGAAGCCGGGCATTTACGTGGATGTGGTCAGCGGGGAGCCGTTGTTCAGCTCGCTGGACAAGTATGATTCAGGCTCCGGCTGGCCCAGCTTCACCCGTCCCCTGCCGGGGACGCAGTTGGTCGAGAAACCGGATTTTTCCCATGGCATGGAGCGGATGGAGGTGCGCTCGAAGGTGGCGGATTCCCACCTGGGCCATGTGTTTCCCGACGGGCCCAAACCCACCGGCCTGCGCTATTGCATCAACTCCGCGGCGCTGCGGTTCATTCCGGTGGAGAAGATGGCGGAGGAAGGTTACGGCGATTACCTGGAGCCGTTTATCAAGGCGGGGGTGTACCGCCCGCCGGCCGCGGCCGCGGCGGCAGCCCCGTCGGGTGTGGCTACGCAGAAGACCGAGGTGGCGACGCTGGCCGGGGGGTGTTTTTGGGGCATGGAGGAGATAATTCGAAAAATCCCCGGCGTGCTGGAGACGACGGTGGGCTATACCGGCGGCACCACCGAAACGCCGACGTACAAGGAGGTGTGCACGGGGCGCACCGGGCATGCGGAAGCGGTGCAGGTGGTGTTTGATCCGGCGCGGCTGAGCTACGAGGAGCTGCTGGGATACTTTTTCCGGATGCATGATCCCACCACCCTGAACCGGCAGCACAACGATGTGGGGACGCAGTATCGCTCGGCCATTTTTTATCATTCGGAGGAGCAGCGGCAGACGGCGGAAAAGGTCAAGGCGCGCGTGAACGCCAGCGGCAAGTGGAAACGGCCCGTGGTCACGGAGATTACGAAAGCGGGCAAATTCTGGCCGGCCGAGGAGTATCATCAGGATTATCTGCAAAAAAATCCGGGCGGGTATAATTGTCACTTCCTGCGGGATTAA
- a CDS encoding right-handed parallel beta-helix repeat-containing protein, which yields MRKLRYFGLVVFVPALFWWAGCESGSREGTAGVGKLGPRAFFVAPQGNDAANGARPTVKGKDGPVATLERALELARQVRATNAGMPLRIYLASGTYRLTRPLVLKPTDSGLEIAALPGATPILSGGRPLSGWKAVTREGKNLWMLELPEVREGRWYFRQLWAGEQRLVRARHPNQGYFEIAAVPDAKPDSPWNVGQARFRVKAGEIQDWPTLKEGEVRAMTRWVESHLPVRAFEAANQELSFTKNSVFKLDPGDQYYLENTFETLDQPGEWYLEKASGRLYYWPRPGEQAEKFTAVAPVLSQVVRLEGASNQPLSRVAFRGLTFAHTEWYFPPGFDTGRDKVEVWPPPKASIGGFAQAAVGVSGAVWGEHVHVAVFEHCRFVHLGGYALELGRGCQDNTVRWCEMADLGAGGVKLGETALRTAEADMARGNVIADCHIHDGGQIFHSAIGIWLGQTPGNRLVHNHIHDFYYTGISIGWTWGYTRALATNNLVEFNHVHHIGRKSNGDGPILSDMGGIYTLGLHEGTVIRNNLWHDCYGRRYGGWGIYFDEGTTRIVAENNVVYHTTHGGFHQHYGRENVVRNNIFAFARDHQIQRSRNEPHLSFTFAHNLVLWKEGVALGGTWAGGPTNFLMVSNLYWRVDGGEIRFGKQTLSEWQQGGQDVGSVIADPLFVDPARGNFALKPGSPAARVGFQPFDLSKVGPQKP from the coding sequence ATGCGCAAGCTTAGGTATTTTGGGCTGGTGGTTTTCGTCCCTGCATTGTTCTGGTGGGCTGGGTGCGAGTCTGGTTCGCGGGAGGGCACGGCCGGGGTGGGGAAACTTGGGCCGCGGGCGTTTTTTGTGGCCCCGCAGGGAAATGATGCCGCCAATGGCGCCCGCCCCACCGTGAAGGGCAAGGACGGTCCGGTGGCCACCTTGGAGCGCGCGCTGGAGCTGGCCCGGCAGGTGCGCGCCACCAATGCAGGGATGCCGCTGCGGATTTATCTGGCTTCGGGCACGTACCGATTGACGCGCCCGCTGGTACTCAAACCCACGGACAGCGGCCTGGAAATTGCGGCGTTGCCGGGGGCCACGCCCATCCTCAGCGGGGGGCGTCCCCTAAGTGGCTGGAAGGCCGTCACACGCGAAGGGAAAAACCTGTGGATGCTTGAGCTGCCGGAAGTGCGCGAAGGCCGGTGGTATTTTCGCCAGCTTTGGGCGGGGGAGCAGCGGCTGGTGCGGGCGCGGCATCCGAATCAGGGATATTTTGAGATTGCGGCGGTGCCGGATGCCAAGCCTGACTCGCCATGGAATGTGGGTCAGGCGCGTTTCCGGGTAAAGGCGGGGGAGATTCAGGACTGGCCCACATTGAAGGAAGGGGAGGTGCGGGCGATGACGCGCTGGGTGGAGTCGCATCTGCCGGTGCGGGCGTTTGAGGCGGCCAATCAGGAGTTGAGCTTCACCAAGAACAGCGTGTTCAAGCTGGATCCGGGGGATCAGTATTACCTGGAGAATACGTTTGAGACGCTGGATCAACCCGGGGAATGGTATTTGGAAAAGGCCAGCGGGCGTTTGTACTACTGGCCGCGGCCGGGCGAGCAGGCGGAGAAATTCACGGCGGTGGCGCCGGTGTTGTCGCAGGTGGTGCGGCTGGAGGGGGCGTCGAATCAACCCCTGAGCCGGGTGGCCTTTCGGGGGCTGACGTTTGCCCATACCGAATGGTATTTCCCGCCGGGTTTTGACACGGGGCGCGACAAGGTGGAGGTGTGGCCGCCGCCCAAGGCGAGCATTGGCGGGTTTGCGCAGGCGGCGGTGGGGGTGAGCGGGGCGGTGTGGGGGGAGCATGTGCACGTGGCGGTGTTTGAGCACTGCCGGTTTGTGCACCTGGGCGGCTATGCGCTGGAGCTGGGGCGGGGCTGTCAAGACAACACGGTGCGTTGGTGTGAGATGGCGGATCTGGGGGCGGGCGGGGTGAAGCTGGGGGAGACGGCGTTGCGGACGGCGGAGGCGGACATGGCGCGGGGCAACGTCATTGCCGACTGCCACATTCATGACGGGGGCCAGATATTTCACAGCGCCATTGGCATCTGGCTGGGGCAGACGCCGGGCAACCGGCTGGTGCACAATCATATTCATGATTTTTACTACACGGGGATCAGCATCGGGTGGACGTGGGGGTACACGCGGGCGCTGGCGACCAACAATCTGGTGGAGTTTAATCATGTGCATCACATTGGGCGGAAGAGCAACGGGGACGGGCCCATATTGAGCGACATGGGGGGCATTTACACGCTGGGGTTGCACGAGGGGACGGTAATCCGCAACAACCTGTGGCATGACTGCTACGGCCGCCGTTATGGCGGGTGGGGGATTTACTTTGATGAAGGCACCACGCGCATTGTGGCGGAGAACAACGTGGTGTACCACACGACGCACGGCGGGTTTCACCAGCATTACGGGCGGGAGAACGTGGTGCGCAACAACATCTTCGCGTTTGCGCGGGATCATCAAATCCAGCGCTCGCGCAACGAGCCACATCTGAGCTTCACCTTTGCCCACAATCTGGTGTTGTGGAAGGAGGGGGTGGCGCTGGGCGGCACCTGGGCGGGCGGTCCCACGAATTTTCTGATGGTGTCCAATCTTTACTGGCGGGTGGACGGCGGGGAGATTCGTTTTGGCAAGCAGACGTTGAGCGAATGGCAGCAAGGGGGGCAGGACGTGGGCAGTGTGATAGCGGATCCGCTGTTTGTGGATCCGGCCCGGGGCAACTTTGCCCTCAAGCCGGGGTCGCCGGCCGCGCGGGTGGGATTCCAACCGTTTGATTTGAGCAAGGTGGGGCCGCAGAAACCCTGA